CAGGCTGTCAGGACAAAACGCCCTAGAAATAAATTGTAAcgtttttataaataataagtagaatatctatacatatatatatttaaataatatatgtatacataaatataattttgtgtgtgtcagagttgCCACAACCATAACATATACGTCCCATTGGCAGAATAATCTCATGACATAGGAAAGAAATGGATGAACTACaggtatatatacataaatatatatattttatggagGGATATGTGCCAAAGCCTTGTCAGAGTTTCAGATGTTTGTTGCTACAGTGTTAGTTTCCTTTAATAAAGTTAGAATAGCTATTGCGTGACTTCTCCAAGGCACAGCAAAATACGTGATGTCACTTTCATGTACATAAGATCGaacaaaattataaataaaatgataaaatcgGGATTCCAACTGCATTCAAATGTGATTTATTGTTccttttgtgtggttttgtctTTTAAATTATACAGTGGTTAGATTATATCAAATTGCGCCACCCTGCGTATCTATGATAATGAGGGATGAGCAGCTCTCCAGAAGGTTATGAACGCAGGGGGCATTAACAGGAGGTTATACCCCCCCTGACCGCTGGGGGCAGTAAGAGGAGGTTATACCCCACCTGACCGCAAGGGGCAGTAACATGAGGTTATACCCCCCCTGACCGCTGGGGGCAGTGCCCAGCTCCAGAGGAGGTTGTGTCATTCACACGCGGTGCGCAGAGGAAGGTGCGCGCCTTAACTGTTCGCCACACGTGTATTCTCCTTAGTCTTCCCTCCAGTCCGTAGTGAACCGACGGTCAGTAGTGAGGCTCAGCACACAGCAGAGGAACCTTCACCGCTCATCTGCTATAACTTATATCATAACTTATCTACTGTAACTCATCACCATGAACGGCATGGACGAAGAGACGATGGCGCCACAGAACTTCCTCTACGGTAAGAAGATCTTTTCTGCGTCATTCCCACACGTGTCCGCGTTTAACTTTGTGAATCTTACACCAAAAATCATAAATCATGGATCATAGTTCATAGATAATACATCGTGTAACGTTAAGAGTGTCCGCCGCCTGCGGGTAACGGGGGCACCCCGGTTAACTGCGCGCTCGTCGCTCCTCTAACGGTTCAGTCCAGAAGTGGTTTGGAGCTCCACGGGAAACACGTGTTCTTTAAGATGGCGGCGACACGCTGGAGGAGAACCGGGACCTGGACTACTGAGCCAGTCTCATGAATACTGAGACCGGCTCACTCCGAGACCAGGACCTCCTGAGACCGGCTCAGTCAGGCCTGGACGTCTTCTCGTTCAGGGTCTTAAGAAACCTACACGTAAATGATAGTCTTAGAGATGGACCGTTTACTGCGTGGACCTTAGGACCGCTCATGGTGTCAGAACCTCGGCCTCAAGTCTCCACGTGTAGGATCATCCCGGGTCAGGGCTGTTtttaggggggcggggggggggggggtggagacccCCGGCCTGAGGTCTCCACGTGTAGGATCACCTCAGGTCAACCCACATACCTGTGAGTATCCCCGCGACACTAAACCAACCCGGAGACCCTCTCCCGACGTGTATCGTGTTCATCACACTAAAACCTCAAAGGGTGCAGGGGGTTTAAGTTTTAATCCGTTTTGAATGTTGAAGTAACGTGAGGCCCCCTCTGTCCCCCGGGAACGGTCCAAACGTGCGTAATCACGCACAGTTGGTAATGCAGGGTTTTCGTGCGGAATGTATAGGAGCGCACTTAATTCGATTATGGTCTAATTAACTTGTGATTCACTATGAAGACGCGACGTGTTCCGTGCTAAACGCACGCGTGTGCGACCACGTGGAAACATGGCAGCAGACTCGTACAGGAAGATCTAGGTGGGCTTTAAAATGTATCGTTTGATATCGGCGTAAGATACATACGGTAACTTAATTAGTATATATTAAACctaaaatgtattaaatgttGATGGGATCCAGGCCAATTTGATTTCACTGAATACTGTTAGTTTGACACAACCTGAATTTACCTACATTGAGTTAATAAAGATTGGTCTTTCAATCGATGTAATCTAAACACGTTTTTCTGACCGTAAACTAGTACTAATTGACAAATGCATAAgatgtaaaatatattttaatatatattttatattggcTAAATTAACCACTTGAGAAGATGCATGGATGTAAATTTTGTATCTATGAATATATATCTTGAATAAGATCCCCAGTATCTATCTACTTCACCATGCTGCTGTAATCAGCCACTTATATGGCGGGTTCAAGGAAGTCCATGTATTGATATAGCGTTTTAacgccactagggggcagcagaATGCAAAGATTGGTTGACTATTGAGTAGAGACAACGGGCTTAActctaaagaaaaataaataaaaatcataaACTAGTCTAGAGCAGGCTTTCACAACCATCGCTTTAACACCCGTCTCTACTGTGGTACTAATGTCATCCATCTTGTCTTTCTCCTCCAGGGTGCAAACTGGAGGCTGGGAAGGACATCACGTTCAACCCCGAAGACGACGACTTCGAGCATCAGCTAGATTTGAGAATGGTGAGTCAGTCTCCGGTTAATAGTCGTAAACGAACGAGAGATGCTTGAGTTTCGTGCATTCTCCTGCACGCCAACAAACAGCTCTGCTGGCCGTCGATCCCAGAGGTACTGCGGTGCGGTCCGCAGTCTCACTCACCCCTCGGGACAGACGGCCTGACCTCCATCTTTGGGCCGACGCCCTGACCCCCTTGCAGTCTATTAAGCCGACCGGTTCTGCTGCCAGTGCTTTACCGGTGTGCAAAGGCTGCATACAGCGACTCATTGGTTTGTGTATGTACTCAGCTGGGCAGTGCTGAGAGCTTTAAAGGGACCATTGAGACAAAGGTTTAGTCCATCCCAACCACTCTGATGTGGTGTTCCCCCGGGTGACATTTGAACCAATTTACTGTGCATCGCTCCCAGATTTACACaagtctgctaaatgacaaCGTTAAATAGAAGAAAAGgtattttattataaatgcaATTCCATGGAGGCCATAAGCAAGGCCACGGCTTCTCCTAACCCACGACTCTCCCCCCGCAGGCCTGCGTCGACGCCACCACCAAAGACGTGCTGCACGTGGTGGAGGTCGAAGGTCAGGACGAGGAGGGTCAGAAGGTCACAGCGGTGCTGGCATCTCTCAAACCCTCCACCCTTCCCAGCGTGAGTCGACCCCACCCTGAGAACTACGTTTCCCCTCCACACCGGGACTCGTCCCCCTGATTAGTGTTTTTAAATGCCTCTGTCCTCGGGACAGACGGCCTGACCTCCATCTTTGGGCCGACGCCCCGACCCCCTTGCAGTCTATTAAGCCGACCGGTTCTGCTGCCAGTGCTTTACCGGTGTGCAAAGGCTGCATACAGCGACTCATTGGTTTGTGTATGTACTCAGCTGGGCAGTGCTGAGAGCTTTAAAGGGACCATTGAGACAAAAGGGTTTAGTCTAAAGTAACCTCCAACCATTCTAGGCGCGTGGTTGGGGTGTCATCGTGTAAAGTGTTTTTAGCAAACctgttttttaatcaaatcaTCCCAGACCCACTAAGTTAGTTTAGTGGGGTTTAGCCGATTTGTTGACTGTCAAGTTAGATTTCTTAGATTGGTAAACATTTAGATTTTCTCCGTATTCCTAAACTCTACGTCACCTCACGGTGAGGTGAACTAAACTCTACTTCTGTGCTCCTCTGTGCTGACGCTGTGTTGATGCTCTGTTCCAGGTGTGTCTCGGCGGCTTCACCATCACACCTCCAGCTGTGTTCCGTCTCAAGGCGGGCACCGGCCCCATCCACATCAGTGGCCAGCACCTCGTCAGTACGTACCCCCCCGTTCACCGCAAACATTGATGTTGCGGTTCTGAACCACGCGGTTCTGGGGTCCGGGCCTCCTGGAGCCAGGAGCCCTGACCTGCGACCTACTTAGGATTACCTGGATAAATTACACGTTAGTGTTCAAAGCTAAACTACTCGAACTAAATGGTAATCACAGGTCGTTAGCAGCTGTATTGAGATGCCACCACAGCTGGTTCTGAATGTTGCGTCGCTCAGGTTCATAAAGCTGACATAATATACCGGCAGGTGTGAGTGTTATTAGCTGTTaccaagtgggcgtgtccacctgtagcaaatgttgctcttCCATTAGTCGTACATctaggcagattttcaaaacgtctTGTAACTGCTCTACACACTCGCCTGGTTtaatgtcacctttaagacTACAAGAGACCCCGCTAGCTCCTATTAAAGACTGCATCGGTCAGTATGTTGGCCCTTAAGGTGTACGGTCGTGGTCCATCAGGCTTTAATCCCATGCTGTGCCCCCCCCTCTAGTAATGGAAGGTGAGCAGTCATTTgacgaaggggaggaggaggaagacgaggaagaggaggaagaggtcccAATATCAAAGAAAAGACCGGCCGCATCACCGGCGGGCAAGAACCAGGTGGGTGgcctgttgccatggagaaCGGCGGCTGCTGatgaatgacccccccccccccgccggatTACCTGTCGCCTAACGACTcctaatgacctctctctcacctgcagAAGAAACAAAAGAAGGAagtcgaggaggaggaagaagatgaggatgatgatgaggacgaCGAAGATGAAGACGACGAGTGAGTAAAAACGGCAGCGCGGACAAAAAGTTGAATTCATAATCTTTGTCGATGAAATAAtaatctctcttctctctccgtcttcatCAGAGACGACGTGGAAGACTCTCCAGTTCCGGTGAGTTTCTAAAAACTCCGCTTCACGTTTCTTATCCAGTTCAAATGTTTACCACGCTCAATGTCTGGTTAATCGAGTATCGACCACCAACTTGTTGGTCTggtcctttcctctcctcactgTGTACTTCATCTGTTCTCCCTGCAGGTGAAGGCCAAGCCTGCGCCCAAAGCTAAGACCCCCGCACAGAACGGCAAGGGTGCCAAATCCACCACACCCGTCAAGAACTCGGTAGGTCCAGATTCAGCGTTTTGTATATTCATTGAGGCGGCAACGTTTGCTCATCCACCATCCACTGCATAGTttctatattatataaatgGCTGCCCCGGAGCAAGTCGATCCCCCAAATGGTCCACATGGACAGCCTGCCGTCTATCTTTGGGACCGACGCCCTGACCCCCTTGCAGTCTATTAAGCCGACCGGTTCTGCTGCCAGTGCTTTACCGGTGTGCAAAGGCTGCATACAGCGACTCATTGGTTTGTGTATGTACTCAGCTGGGCAGTGCTGAGAGCTTTAAAGGGACCATTGAGACAAACCCCGCCCCTACGGCCACTGGATGGCTGAATCCACTGTGCTTTCCATTTAAGATGAAAAGGGTCTGCTAATGAACTGAATGGTAGACGTCCCCTAACTGAGTGTTTCTCCGCAGCCCAAGACGCCCACCAAGACTCCCACCAAGAGCCCCAAGACCCCCAAGAAGACCCCCACCTTCGAAGAGGCCAAGCTGCATATCCTGGCGTCCATCAAGAAGGTTTGTGAATCTGCTCTGGGGTCTCGACGTCTCTGACGTTGCGAGTCGTGATGATCCACGACCAGCGGATCTATCTAACCCACTATCAAACCATCAGACTAACCagtcctctgtgtctctgcagGGCCAGCCCCTCCCCAAGCTCCAGCCCAAGTTTGAGAACCTGGTGAAAAACGCGTACAAAATTTCGGACGCCAAGGTACAGAACATTGATATACTCAGTCATGTAAACGTGTTGAAGtgcttcagacgctgtgtgGAGCTGCCACGCTCACAGCTGCCTCCGTGTGTAACGCCGTCTCCTCTCTGCCCCAGGTCCTTGAAGATCTCTGGAAGTGGAAACAGTCATTGACAGAGTAAAgcaccaacccccccaccccacccccacgtTGTTTCAAACCTGAGGTGACCGGTGTCCCCACACCGCTGACCCCTCAGACGTCCGGCCGCGACGCCGCCTCTCCAACGCGGGCGCGAGGCGTGATTGGCATTTctgtaaataaaaaaactgtTCTATCTTTAAATGGCTCCTGAACTATGAAGGCGGACTCCAGTGCCTTGTTCcgtttgtttttaattaactGTTGAATAAATTGACGAGGTCCACATGCACAGTCGCCCTTGTCTTCAGTAAGAAGTTGGAGGTTCGAGACTCACCGGTTTCAACCCGTTACATCAGCTTCTTTTACGCTCAAAGATGGACTAATCTGTTGTACAGCACAGTCAAAGTTTGCGGTACCAAACGTAGTTGTAAAGCATTTTGTTAGTCGCTCAAATGATGATGGTTACTTCCTGTTCAAACCCTTGGGCAGAAACATCTAGTGCCCTGGCTTTGGTACCATTTGTTATCTGAAGTCTGTTTTGATCGATTGTGATTCGTGCCCTGAGAGCTTAACGAGGCAGGTTCTATTTTCCGTCCCAAGTTAATCAATGGCGAATATTCATGAAGCGCTTAAATTGTACTTTAAGAATTAAGTTGCTTAAATTTTAAAGTCTGCCGTGACATCTGCATGACGCCGTTTGAACCCAAACCATTCCACGCTTTGATTTGTTATTTTGCTGCAACGTTTATTTGAAATCAGCAATGAGATTAGTTCTTCACATGTATGTAATTAGACTGTTTTGCAATGGATCTTGTATAGCGAAGATTTTTGGAACCTCGTTTGTTACCTGACATGCAGCTGTCCACTTAATACATAAAGACTTCAAGATCTATGGCTGTCTGTTTTCTATTTTGCATcgtattgattttttttgtttcagaAATGTTTCAGTGACACGCACGTAAATTCAGCTGCATCTTGGTTAATTTACATGTTAATATAGAGGGTTATACTGAAATCCTGATAAGTTTATTTCAGGTTAAGAATGGACAGCGTTGAGCTTGGAAGTCCTTCATCTCAATTGATCAAACTTAAAAAAGATAAATGGCATATTCATGATAAAATGCACATGTTTTGGAAACATTAAATTTACATTTTATAATCTGAAAGACGAGCATTACATATTTGAAGCTATTGCTGATAAAATATATCCATCTAGCATTGTGACTAGATAAAGCTGTTTTCAAGATAATGTTTACTTCTAGGTATTTATAATCTCTCATGGAGGTCAAAGGGTAACATTAAATGGTAGAGTATCAAATGGTAATTGTGTTGCATGCATCATATAGGTTTGGTCAAAGCCTTGCCACTTGAAATACATTTGCTTGTGTAGTTCCTGTCAAAGTCTGACTAATTTCCCTGAGAGATAGAAATGTACGCAGACCATATCTGCATGTCCATGTGTCTTAAAGAGTTTGACAGCAT
The Gadus morhua chromosome 7, gadMor3.0, whole genome shotgun sequence DNA segment above includes these coding regions:
- the npm1a gene encoding nucleophosmin 1a, which produces MNGMDEETMAPQNFLYGCKLEAGKDITFNPEDDDFEHQLDLRMACVDATTKDVLHVVEVEGQDEEGQKVTAVLASLKPSTLPSVCLGGFTITPPAVFRLKAGTGPIHISGQHLVIMEGEQSFDEGEEEEDEEEEEEVPISKKRPAASPAGKNQKKQKKEVEEEEEDEDDDEDDEDEDDEDDVEDSPVPVKAKPAPKAKTPAQNGKGAKSTTPVKNSPKTPTKTPTKSPKTPKKTPTFEEAKLHILASIKKGQPLPKLQPKFENLVKNAYKISDAKVLEDLWKWKQSLTE